Within the Syntrophorhabdaceae bacterium genome, the region GAGACGCTCATCAGGTACGTGAAAGACAGGCCGGGTCACGACAGGCGGTACGCTATCGACTCAACGAAACTGCAACGCGAACTTGGTTTTCAGCCGCGAGTCGATTTTGCCCAGGGCATGGAAGAGACGGTGATGTGGTATAGGGAGAACCGTGAGTGGTGGGAGCGTATCAAAAGCGGGGCCTATATGGAATACTACAAGACCATGTACGAAAACAGATGAAAGTGCTTATTGTCGGGGGTCACGGCCTTCTGGGCGCGAACATTGCCCCCATATTGGAAGAGAGATTCGATCTTACGGTCTGCGATATCGATACCTGGGACATTACCGATAAGGTATCAGGCGAGAACCACCTTGACAAGTACCGTCCCGATGTAGTGATCAATCTCGCCGCCTTGACCGACGTTGACGGGTGCGAAGATAAACAGGAATTGGCAGAGAGGGTAAATACCCACGGAGCCCGCGTGGTTGCCGCTCTGTGCATGCAGCGCGCCGTCCGGCTCATCCATTTCAGCACCGACTACATATTTGACGGCACAAAAAAAGTTCCTTACAAAGAGGATGATCGGCCGAACCCACAATCCGTTTATGGCGCGACAAAGCTTATGGGTGAACGGGCCGTTCTTCAGGAGAGCCCTTTGTCGCTCATTATTCGAACGCAGTGGCTATACGGAGAAGGTGGACCGAATTTCATAACCAAGGTCGTAGAAGCGGCTAAGCGGGACGGTCTTCTCCGTGTAGTGAACGACCAGAGAGGCTCGCCCACTTACGCGAAGGATTTGGCAGCTCCGCTGATCGCCCTTATAGAACAGGGAAAGACGGGCGTTTATCATCTCGCTAACAGCGGCTCCTGCACATGGTTCGACTTTGCCGTAGAGATATTCTCCCTTCTCAAAATGGACGTTGCGATCACGCCCATATCTTCGGCCGAACTTGCCAGAAAAGCAAAACGGCCCCAGTATTCCGTCTTTGACATGTGGAAATTCCAGAAAGATACGGGACTCAAGATGAGACCGTGGCAGGAAGCGTTAAGAGAGTACCTTGCTGTGACAGGGGTGTGACGGTGAGGGCGATCTTCTTTTCCGATGCGCATCTGGACCGCAACGATACAGACAAGATAGAACTTATCGAAAAATTCTCCGAAGACGTGCTTGAGCGCGCCGATGCAGTTTTTATTTTGGGAGATCTATTTGAATTCTATCACGGCTATGACGGCTATATTTACCCCTGGTATAATGGGGTCGTAGATATCCTGAAGAGACTCTCATCGATGGGCAAGACGGTAATACTCTTTGAAGGAAATCATGAGTTCGGCATGGGGCGATATTTCCAGAATTATACGGGCATTTCTTGCAAGCAGGACGTGACCATGAATCTCGACGGCAAGAGGGTTTTTATGTCTCACGGCCACGGTTCCCATCGTTTCTATCTGGGTAGCATTCTCAAGACACGATTCGTCTACGCAATTATGGATTTTCTCGGGCCGCGCCTCACGTGGAAAGTAGCAAAAGCCGCTGCCACGTTCCTCTCGCGGAAGGTAAAGCCCTACAACGAGAGGACGAGAGATATTTTTCGGGAATATGCCCGCAAGGAATTGAGCAGAGAATACGATGTGATCGTACTCGCCCATTCGCATATGAGCGATATGGTGGAATTTGAGGTCACACAAAAAAAGAGGCTCTACGTCAATACGGGCGATTTCGGCAGGGACCTCGATTATGTGTCGTATGAGACCGGCAGGGGTTTTATGCTGGAGAGATTTGACCCGTCACGCCACGAGGGCAGATGATTTTTCTCACGCGAGAGAAGTCTATTTCAGGGTGATCGCCCGCTCAGGACAGATCTCCTGACAGCAAAAACAGGCGATGCACTTGTAAGCGTCCACTTGAGGAACACCGTCACGTATGGATAGAGCGGACGCAGGACACTGA harbors:
- the rfbD gene encoding dTDP-4-dehydrorhamnose reductase, translating into MKVLIVGGHGLLGANIAPILEERFDLTVCDIDTWDITDKVSGENHLDKYRPDVVINLAALTDVDGCEDKQELAERVNTHGARVVAALCMQRAVRLIHFSTDYIFDGTKKVPYKEDDRPNPQSVYGATKLMGERAVLQESPLSLIIRTQWLYGEGGPNFITKVVEAAKRDGLLRVVNDQRGSPTYAKDLAAPLIALIEQGKTGVYHLANSGSCTWFDFAVEIFSLLKMDVAITPISSAELARKAKRPQYSVFDMWKFQKDTGLKMRPWQEALREYLAVTGV
- a CDS encoding UDP-2,3-diacylglucosamine diphosphatase, with protein sequence MAGSVKRVPCCDRGVTVRAIFFSDAHLDRNDTDKIELIEKFSEDVLERADAVFILGDLFEFYHGYDGYIYPWYNGVVDILKRLSSMGKTVILFEGNHEFGMGRYFQNYTGISCKQDVTMNLDGKRVFMSHGHGSHRFYLGSILKTRFVYAIMDFLGPRLTWKVAKAAATFLSRKVKPYNERTRDIFREYARKELSREYDVIVLAHSHMSDMVEFEVTQKKRLYVNTGDFGRDLDYVSYETGRGFMLERFDPSRHEGR